In the Vitis vinifera cultivar Pinot Noir 40024 chromosome 2, ASM3070453v1 genome, one interval contains:
- the LOC100250615 gene encoding L-lactate dehydrogenase A produces the protein MHKSGSASSLGPGGLDLTQAFFKPIQQTAPPSPTKRHTKVSVIGVGNVGMAIAQTILTQDLVDELALVDVNADKLRGEMLDLQHAAAFLPRTKIHASVDYAITAGSDLCIVTAGARQIAGESRLNLLQRNVSLFSRIVPPLAKYSPDSILLIVSNPVDILTYVAWKLSGFPSNRVLGSGTNLDSSRFRFLIADHLDVNAQDVQAYIVGEHGDSSVALWSSISVGGVPVLSFLEKQQIAYEKETLENIHKAVIDSAYEVISLKGYTSWAIGYSAASLARSILRNQRRIHPVSVLAKGFYGIEGGDVFLSLPAQLGRGGILGVTNVHLTDEEAQRLRDSAKTILEVQNQLGL, from the exons ATGCACAAGAGTGGTTCAGCATCGTCCTTAGGCCCAGGAGGCCTGGACCTCACCCAAGCCTTCTTCAAACCCATCCAGCAAACAGCCCCGCCCTCACCTACCAAGCGCCACACCAAGGTCTCCGTCATCGGAGTGGGCAACGTCGGCATGGCTATCGCCCAAACTATACTCACCCAAGACCTCGTCGACGAGCTCGCCCTCGTCGACGTTAACGCCGATAAGCTCCGCGGTGAGATGCTCGATCTCCAGCATGCCGCCGCATTCTTGCCCCGCACCAAGATCCACGCCTCCGTGGACTACGCCATCACCGCCGGATCCGATCTCTGCATTGTCACGGCCGGAGCTCGGCAGATAGCCGGCGAGTCCAGGCTGAACTTGCTGCAGCGAAACGTGAGTCTGTTTTCTCGCATTGTGCCCCCGCTTGCCAAGTACTCGCCCGATTCGATCCTCCTGATCGTTTCGAATCCGGTGGATATTTTAACTTATGTTGCTTGGAAGCTTTCCGGGTTCCCGTCAAATCGGGTTCTTGGGTCGGGCACGAATCTTGATTCATCGAGGTTTCGGTTTCTCATCGCCGATCATCTCGACGTCAACGCTCAGGATGTGCAG GCCTATATTGTTGGGGAGCATGGTGACAGCTCAGTGGCGCTATGGTCGAGTATTAGTGTCGGGGGAGTGCCCGTGCTGAGTTTCTTAGAGAAGCAGCAAATTGCCTATGAGAAAGAAACACTAGAGAACATTCACAAAGCGGTTATAGACAGTGCATATGAGGTGATCAGTCTCAAGGGCTACACATCGTGGGCAATTGGGTACTCGGCGGCTAGCTTGGCTCGCAGCATACTTAGAAATCAGAGAAGGATCCATCCTGTCTCAGTCCTTGCAAAGGGGTTCTACGGCATTGAAGGTGGTGATGTGTTCTTGAGCTTGCCAGCACAGCTGGGCAGGGGTGGGATTTTGGGTGTGACCAATGTGCATCTAACTGACGAGGAGGCACAAAGGCTTAGAGACTCGGCTAAGACCATCCTGGAGGTTCAGAATCAGTTGGGACTTTGA